The following proteins are co-located in the Engraulis encrasicolus isolate BLACKSEA-1 chromosome 2, IST_EnEncr_1.0, whole genome shotgun sequence genome:
- the kif2c gene encoding kinesin-like protein KIF2C isoform X1, producing the protein MDPSFDVFEVGMSVMISRSDGRTHAATVKNLDELKSAVNVEWEEDGVSKGKGIPISDLWSMNAHLFQQPVAPKQPAQAAAAPASPLQKKYNDRLRSSRMHAPPDTDPQPSTAEDPAMFRRFTSNFVRDSYRRPPVGSAAGDDAAADMPPPSAIPQPSAIPKPSGLPTRRTGRPAVPKTSTAPSTLQSVGEADESKTAASTSAARRMSTAQSGGVAGNKRLSLMPKAPANQTKKVKAAEVSRPNKQFYQMIEDYRKTVEKVPLTLSDNVDNSRICVCVRKRPMNKKELGKKEIDVVTIPGNGMLLFHEPKQKVDLTKYLENQVFHFDYSFDEDANNELVYRYTARPLVRSIFEGGMATCFAYGQTGSGKTHTMGGNFSGKTQNSSKGIYALAAQDVFTLLRHHPDIDPFVSFFEIYNGKVFDLLNKKTLLRVLEDEHQQVQVVGLEEVAVTCVADVLKLIEKGSACRTSGQTFANANSSRSHAVLQIVLRRHLTLHGKFSLVDLAGNERGTDVKGTDRQTIAETAEINRSLLALKECIRSLGHNNDHIPFRMSKLTLVLRDSFIGENSRTCMIAMISPGMGSCDYTLNTLRYADRVKELNGNSKAVQQAACSKGGELLDSCSSSDDSVVPLYEAISHVNEREEKLRDDILASRDFHISMVSDTFDVISSLPEMREHLQRLMDDVNSLEEAVKAEQELTSFT; encoded by the exons ATGGATCCGTCGTTCGATGTGTTTGAAGTCGGCATGTCGGTTATGATAAGTCGTAGCGATG GAAGAACCCATGCTGCCACTGTCAAAAATCTTGATGAACTCAAATCTGCAGTGAACGTAGAATGGGAAGAGGATGGGGTGTCTAAAGGCAAGGGG ATTCCCATCTCAGACCTCTGGTCTATGAATGCACACCTGTTTCAACAGCCTGTCGCCCCAAAGCAGCCTGCCCAGGCCGCTGCTGCTCCGGCTTCGCCACTGCAGAag AAGTACAATGACAGGCTGAGGTCTTCAAGGATGCATGCTCCTCCTGACA CGGACCCTCAACCCAGTACAGCAGAGGACCCAG CAATGTTCCGGCGATTCACGTCCAACTTCGTGCGGGACTCGTACAGAAGGCCCCCGGTGGGGTCTGCCGCTGGGGATGATGCCGCTGCTGACATGCCCCCTCCCTCCGCCATTCCCCAGCCTTCCGCCATCCCCAAACCCTCAG GTCTACCAACCAGGAGGACTGGGAGGCCAGCTGTCCCCAAAACCTCTACTGCACCGTCTACACTGCAGAGTGTGGGTGAGGCTGACGAATCGAAGACTGCTGCCTCAACCAGCGCTG CTCGGCGCATGTCTACAGCACAGAGCGGTGGCGTAGCTGGCAACAAGCGGTTGTCGCTCATGCCGAAAGCTCCAGCCAACCAAACCAAGAAAGTCAAG GCAGCAGAGGTGAGCCGGCCGAACAAACAGTTTTACCAGATGATTGAGGACTATAGGAAGACGGTGGAGAAAGTGCCATTGACCCTCTCTGACAAT GTGGATAATtccaggatatgtgtgtgtgttcgaaagCGACCAATGAATAAGAAAG aaCTTGGGAAAAAGGAAATAGATGTTGTCACCATTCCTGGAAACGGAATGCTGCTATTCCATGAACCCAAGCAGAAAGTGGACCTCACCAAGTATCTGGAGAACCAGGTCTTCCACTTTGACTACTCCTTTGATGAGGACGCCAATAACGAGCTGGTCTACAG GTACACGGCCAGACCTCTGGTGCGAAGCATCTTCGAAGGGGGCATGGCCACCTGTTTTGCTTATGGGCAGACCGGCAGCGGGAAGACCCAT ACTATGGGAGGAAACTTCTCTGGCAAGACCCAGAACAGCTCCAAGGGGATCTATGCTTTGGCAG CCCAGGATGTCTTCACTCTCTTGAGGCACCACCCTGATATAGACCCCTTTGTCTCCTTCTTTGAGATCTACAATGGCAAG GTGTTTGACCTCCTGAATAAGAAGACCCTGCTGCGCGTCCTGGAAGACGAGCATCAGCAGGTGCAGGTGGTGGGGCTGGAGGAGGTCGCCGTCACCTGTGTGGCAGACGTCCTCAAGCTCATCGAGAAGGGCAGCGCCTGCAG gaCATCCGGACAGACGTTTGCCAATGCCAATTCCTCGCGGTCGCACGCCGTGCTCCAGATCGTGCTTCGCCGTCACCTGACTCTGCACGGCAAGTTCTCTCTGGTGGACCTGGCCGGGAACGAGCGCGGTACGGACGTCAAGGGCACCGACCGCCAGACCATCGCTGAGACGGCCGAGATCAACCGCAGTCTGCTGGCACTCAAG GAATGTATTCGATCTCTGGGTCACAACAACGACCACATCCCCTTCAGGATGAGCAAGCTCACTCTAGTCCTGCGAGACTCATTCATCGGCGAAAACTCCAGGACGTGCATG ATCGCCATGATCTCCCCTGGGATGGGTTCCTGCGATTACACCCTCAACACGCTCCGTTACGCTGACAG GGTGAAGGAGCTGAATGGCAACTCCAAGGCGGTGCAGCAGGCTGCATGCAGCAAAGGAGGAGAGCTGCTGGACAGCTGCAGCTCGTCAGAT GACTCGGTTGTGCCCCTGTATGAAGCCATATCACATGTgaatgagagggaggagaagtTAAGGGACGACATCTTG GCTAGCAGGGATTTCCACATCTCCATGGTGTCAGACACATTTGACGTAATTTCCAGTCTGCCCGAGATGCGAGAACATCTACAAAGATTAATGG ATGATGTCAATAGCTTGGAGGAGGCTGTTAAGGCGGAGCAAGAGCTTACTTCTTTTActtga
- the LOC134440154 gene encoding Ig-like V-type domain-containing protein FAM187A, with protein sequence MGFLSLCPFVVLSVLLSTVTAYEASEDKEDIFDIRACPAFLVFDNAAYLSDMTIELPCHCKPEEAHSVVWYYQKQLGSGDIRALTDFEGTSVLDSSHAAASGSELRSRFSIRLFSLVVFRAQQSDSGHYICGTASGQFFYGYDVDVQEATRISFPWTKKRRGPAVRSGGKVLFQVFMSFWSWTVCDRCGVRGEQTGVGLCYVQSDYLKARYRLGVDGITSCGSSAVPDTLGLEKESYGAELRVRSCTVPCPLKPPIVSEHQALLEFIGYGETDEKATIPIYYHNHPVDTSLILSCPGARPEHAVAWDRGAVPLYRTQYMEGQNQSARIFIDTGHHLHFQPVRQEDGGTYYCWLQGKYAAEIRLLVYVQLGHKRTVSDPESIYAMKIVLICYAVFTAVFFLMVFGQHFWRTLKIRRVVR encoded by the coding sequence ATGGGCTTCCTTTCACTGTGCCCATTTGTGGtcctctctgtcttgctgtcaaCAGTAACTGCCTACGAGGCTTCTGAAGACAAAGAGGACATATTTGACATTCGGGCCTGTCCTGCCTTCCTCGTCTTTGACAATGCTGCCTACCTGTCAGATATGACGATTGAGCTGCCATGCCACTGCAAACCAGAGGAGGCTCACTCTGTGGTGTGGTACTACCAGAAGCAGCTGGGCTCGGGTGACATCCGTGCGCTGACAGACTTTGAGGGCACGTCCGTCTTGGATTCGTCCCATGCCGCCGCATCAGGCTCGGAGCTGCGGAGTCGGTTCTCCATCCGCCTGTTCAGCCTAGTTGTGTTCCGGGCCCAGCAGTCGGACTCGGGCCACTACATCTGCGGCACCGCATCTGGACAGTTCTTCTACGGCTACGACGTGGATGTTCAAGAGGCCACACGGATCTCCTTTCCGTGGACCAAGAAGCGGAGAGGACCCGCTGTCAGATCGGGCGGCAAGGTGCTCTTTCAGGTCTTCATGAGCTTCTGGTCGTGGACAGTGTGCGACCGCTGTGGCGTCCGGGGGGAGCAAACCGGCGTGGGCCTCTGCTACGTCCAGAGCGACTATCTGAAGGCGCGCTACCGCCTTGGAGTTGACGGCATCACATCATGCGGGTCCTCCGCAGTGCCCGACACTCTGGGCCTGGAAAAGGAGAGCTATGGTGCTGAGCTGCGGGTGAGGAGCTGCACGGTACCATGTCCGTTAAAACCACCCATCGTCTCAGAGCACCAAGCACTCCTAGAGTTCATTGGCTATGGGGAGACCGACGAGAAGGCCACCATTCCCATCTACTATCACAACCACCCCGTGGACACCTCTCTCATCCTGTCCTGCCCCGGGGCCCGGCCGGAGCACGCCGTAGCCTGGGACAGAGGCGCCGTGCCTCTCTACCGCACCCAGTACATGGAGGGCCAGAACCAGAGCGCTCGAATCTTCATAGACACAGGCCACCACCTGCACTTTCAGCCTGTGCGGCAGGAGGATGGTGGCACCTACTACTGCTGGCTTCAGGGGAAGTACGCTGCAGAGATCAGGCTGCTGGTGTACGTGCAGCTGGGTCACAAGCGCACCGTGTCCGACCCCGAGTCCATTTATGCCATGAAAATCGTCCTCATATGCTACGCGGTGTTCACGGCAGTGTTCTTCCTCATGGTGTTTGGGCAGCATTTCTGGAGGACGCTGAAAATCAGGAGGGTTGTCCgatag
- the kif2c gene encoding kinesin-like protein KIF2C isoform X2 produces the protein MDPSFDVFEVGMSVMISRSDGRTHAATVKNLDELKSAVNVEWEEDGVSKGKGIPISDLWSMNAHLFQQPVAPKQPAQAAAAPASPLQKKYNDRLRSSRMHAPPDTMFRRFTSNFVRDSYRRPPVGSAAGDDAAADMPPPSAIPQPSAIPKPSGLPTRRTGRPAVPKTSTAPSTLQSVGEADESKTAASTSAARRMSTAQSGGVAGNKRLSLMPKAPANQTKKVKAAEVSRPNKQFYQMIEDYRKTVEKVPLTLSDNVDNSRICVCVRKRPMNKKELGKKEIDVVTIPGNGMLLFHEPKQKVDLTKYLENQVFHFDYSFDEDANNELVYRYTARPLVRSIFEGGMATCFAYGQTGSGKTHTMGGNFSGKTQNSSKGIYALAAQDVFTLLRHHPDIDPFVSFFEIYNGKVFDLLNKKTLLRVLEDEHQQVQVVGLEEVAVTCVADVLKLIEKGSACRTSGQTFANANSSRSHAVLQIVLRRHLTLHGKFSLVDLAGNERGTDVKGTDRQTIAETAEINRSLLALKECIRSLGHNNDHIPFRMSKLTLVLRDSFIGENSRTCMIAMISPGMGSCDYTLNTLRYADRVKELNGNSKAVQQAACSKGGELLDSCSSSDDSVVPLYEAISHVNEREEKLRDDILASRDFHISMVSDTFDVISSLPEMREHLQRLMDDVNSLEEAVKAEQELTSFT, from the exons ATGGATCCGTCGTTCGATGTGTTTGAAGTCGGCATGTCGGTTATGATAAGTCGTAGCGATG GAAGAACCCATGCTGCCACTGTCAAAAATCTTGATGAACTCAAATCTGCAGTGAACGTAGAATGGGAAGAGGATGGGGTGTCTAAAGGCAAGGGG ATTCCCATCTCAGACCTCTGGTCTATGAATGCACACCTGTTTCAACAGCCTGTCGCCCCAAAGCAGCCTGCCCAGGCCGCTGCTGCTCCGGCTTCGCCACTGCAGAag AAGTACAATGACAGGCTGAGGTCTTCAAGGATGCATGCTCCTCCTGACA CAATGTTCCGGCGATTCACGTCCAACTTCGTGCGGGACTCGTACAGAAGGCCCCCGGTGGGGTCTGCCGCTGGGGATGATGCCGCTGCTGACATGCCCCCTCCCTCCGCCATTCCCCAGCCTTCCGCCATCCCCAAACCCTCAG GTCTACCAACCAGGAGGACTGGGAGGCCAGCTGTCCCCAAAACCTCTACTGCACCGTCTACACTGCAGAGTGTGGGTGAGGCTGACGAATCGAAGACTGCTGCCTCAACCAGCGCTG CTCGGCGCATGTCTACAGCACAGAGCGGTGGCGTAGCTGGCAACAAGCGGTTGTCGCTCATGCCGAAAGCTCCAGCCAACCAAACCAAGAAAGTCAAG GCAGCAGAGGTGAGCCGGCCGAACAAACAGTTTTACCAGATGATTGAGGACTATAGGAAGACGGTGGAGAAAGTGCCATTGACCCTCTCTGACAAT GTGGATAATtccaggatatgtgtgtgtgttcgaaagCGACCAATGAATAAGAAAG aaCTTGGGAAAAAGGAAATAGATGTTGTCACCATTCCTGGAAACGGAATGCTGCTATTCCATGAACCCAAGCAGAAAGTGGACCTCACCAAGTATCTGGAGAACCAGGTCTTCCACTTTGACTACTCCTTTGATGAGGACGCCAATAACGAGCTGGTCTACAG GTACACGGCCAGACCTCTGGTGCGAAGCATCTTCGAAGGGGGCATGGCCACCTGTTTTGCTTATGGGCAGACCGGCAGCGGGAAGACCCAT ACTATGGGAGGAAACTTCTCTGGCAAGACCCAGAACAGCTCCAAGGGGATCTATGCTTTGGCAG CCCAGGATGTCTTCACTCTCTTGAGGCACCACCCTGATATAGACCCCTTTGTCTCCTTCTTTGAGATCTACAATGGCAAG GTGTTTGACCTCCTGAATAAGAAGACCCTGCTGCGCGTCCTGGAAGACGAGCATCAGCAGGTGCAGGTGGTGGGGCTGGAGGAGGTCGCCGTCACCTGTGTGGCAGACGTCCTCAAGCTCATCGAGAAGGGCAGCGCCTGCAG gaCATCCGGACAGACGTTTGCCAATGCCAATTCCTCGCGGTCGCACGCCGTGCTCCAGATCGTGCTTCGCCGTCACCTGACTCTGCACGGCAAGTTCTCTCTGGTGGACCTGGCCGGGAACGAGCGCGGTACGGACGTCAAGGGCACCGACCGCCAGACCATCGCTGAGACGGCCGAGATCAACCGCAGTCTGCTGGCACTCAAG GAATGTATTCGATCTCTGGGTCACAACAACGACCACATCCCCTTCAGGATGAGCAAGCTCACTCTAGTCCTGCGAGACTCATTCATCGGCGAAAACTCCAGGACGTGCATG ATCGCCATGATCTCCCCTGGGATGGGTTCCTGCGATTACACCCTCAACACGCTCCGTTACGCTGACAG GGTGAAGGAGCTGAATGGCAACTCCAAGGCGGTGCAGCAGGCTGCATGCAGCAAAGGAGGAGAGCTGCTGGACAGCTGCAGCTCGTCAGAT GACTCGGTTGTGCCCCTGTATGAAGCCATATCACATGTgaatgagagggaggagaagtTAAGGGACGACATCTTG GCTAGCAGGGATTTCCACATCTCCATGGTGTCAGACACATTTGACGTAATTTCCAGTCTGCCCGAGATGCGAGAACATCTACAAAGATTAATGG ATGATGTCAATAGCTTGGAGGAGGCTGTTAAGGCGGAGCAAGAGCTTACTTCTTTTActtga
- the ccdc103 gene encoding coiled-coil domain-containing protein 103 isoform X2 translates to MESEFEIDFSALERELKSAVEADQKYSRENDAKFRALHQKVATYEEFRKDKAGAPRNQPWNTVASSEKCQGLHLEGMQAQPSDFHPRTASEFSRDWRRLGSEGAEKKYQLLLGLGGQTLQDIFRTEVGFGLLGELLLTLSQGFRPVDLSEVVGVLDGLSKTPRFGLNVSLLSKGEMGACKELFQKIQRGVDVDPLPSDGSRGVEAAASSPGGAAVVVEAQEECGSCSIREKVKHLMQIYGVSNSNT, encoded by the exons ATGGAGTCAGAGTTTGAGATCGATTTCTCCGCCCTGGAGAGAGAGCTGAAGTCTGCAGTTGAAGCTGACCAGAAATACAGTCGGGAGAATGACGCAAAGTTCCGCGCCTTGCACCAGAAAGTGGCCACTTATGAGGAATTCAG GAAAGACAAAGCTGGTGCTCCACGCAATCAACCCTGGAACACAGTTGCCTCTTCTGAGAAGTGTCAGGGCCTTCATTTGGAGGGCATGCAG GCTCAGCCATCTGACTTCCATCCACGGACAGCGTCCGAGTTCAGCCGGGACTGGAGGAGACTTGGCAGCGAAGGAGCTGAGAAGAAGTACCAGCTCCTCCTGGGCCTTGGAGGGCAGACCTTGCAGGACATTTTCAGAACCGAGGTGGGTTTTGGCCTCCTGGGGGAACTTCTGCTGACTCTGTCCCAGGGTTTCCGACCTGTGGATCTGTCCGAAGTGGTAGGGGTGCTGGACGGTCTGTCGAAGACCCCGCGATTCGGCCTCAACGTGTCTCTGCTGAGCAAGGGGGAGATGGGGGCATGCAAGGAGCTCTTCCAGAAGATTCAGAGGGGAGTGGATGTGGATCCGCTACCTTCTGACGGCAGCCGGGGGGTTGAGGCAGCCGCCTCCTCTCCTGGTGGTGCAGCTGTCGTTGTGGAGGCACAGGAAGAATGCGGCAGCTGCAGCATTCGTGAAAAAGTCAAACATTTAATGCAAATATATGGAGTTTCCAACAGCAACACATGA
- the ccdc103 gene encoding coiled-coil domain-containing protein 103 isoform X1, whose product MESEFEIDFSALERELKSAVEADQKYSRENDAKFRALHQKVATYEEFRDIVLASHLKPLDRKDKAGAPRNQPWNTVASSEKCQGLHLEGMQAQPSDFHPRTASEFSRDWRRLGSEGAEKKYQLLLGLGGQTLQDIFRTEVGFGLLGELLLTLSQGFRPVDLSEVVGVLDGLSKTPRFGLNVSLLSKGEMGACKELFQKIQRGVDVDPLPSDGSRGVEAAASSPGGAAVVVEAQEECGSCSIREKVKHLMQIYGVSNSNT is encoded by the exons ATGGAGTCAGAGTTTGAGATCGATTTCTCCGCCCTGGAGAGAGAGCTGAAGTCTGCAGTTGAAGCTGACCAGAAATACAGTCGGGAGAATGACGCAAAGTTCCGCGCCTTGCACCAGAAAGTGGCCACTTATGAGGAATTCAG AGATATTGTATTGGCTTCTCATCTGAAACCCTTGGACAGGAAAGACAAAGCTGGTGCTCCACGCAATCAACCCTGGAACACAGTTGCCTCTTCTGAGAAGTGTCAGGGCCTTCATTTGGAGGGCATGCAG GCTCAGCCATCTGACTTCCATCCACGGACAGCGTCCGAGTTCAGCCGGGACTGGAGGAGACTTGGCAGCGAAGGAGCTGAGAAGAAGTACCAGCTCCTCCTGGGCCTTGGAGGGCAGACCTTGCAGGACATTTTCAGAACCGAGGTGGGTTTTGGCCTCCTGGGGGAACTTCTGCTGACTCTGTCCCAGGGTTTCCGACCTGTGGATCTGTCCGAAGTGGTAGGGGTGCTGGACGGTCTGTCGAAGACCCCGCGATTCGGCCTCAACGTGTCTCTGCTGAGCAAGGGGGAGATGGGGGCATGCAAGGAGCTCTTCCAGAAGATTCAGAGGGGAGTGGATGTGGATCCGCTACCTTCTGACGGCAGCCGGGGGGTTGAGGCAGCCGCCTCCTCTCCTGGTGGTGCAGCTGTCGTTGTGGAGGCACAGGAAGAATGCGGCAGCTGCAGCATTCGTGAAAAAGTCAAACATTTAATGCAAATATATGGAGTTTCCAACAGCAACACATGA